In the genome of Persephonella sp. KM09-Lau-8, one region contains:
- the metH gene encoding methionine synthase yields MADLRQLIKEKVLVIDGAMGTMIQSMIVPMDAWQGKVGCNEVLNVGAPDIIRSIHEKYAQAGADLIKTNTFGALPWVLEEYDISDRAYELAKAGAELVRQVCDRYSTPEKPRFVAGSLGPGTKLPSLGHIHYDEMYEGYKIAAKGLIHGGVDVFLLETFQDPLQIKAALHAVQDAAKEEGKDIPVMVSATIELSGTMLIGTDAQTLAVIMEPFDILSLGFNCGTGPDQIEQHLKKLSEVWPKPISIHSNAGLPENRGGHTYYPMGAEEFAEKESRFLDIDGVAIVGGCCGTTPAHIKVLADKVAGRKPKPPKGKQPRALASLYGIQPLKQEPPPFLVGERTNATGSKKFRELLLEENYDAILSVAQEQVKAGAHALDVSVNFAGRDEIKDMKEVISRFNEKIPIPLMPDSTQPPALETALKLIGGRPILNSANLEDGEEKFNKVCQLAKRYGAAVVLLTIDEKGMAKTKERKVEVAERMYKLATEKHGLHPEDLVFDVLTFTVGSGDEEYRDAAIQTIEAIKEIRKRHPEVGFVLGISNVSFGLDMTARKYLNSVFLHHCVEAGLTMAIVNPKHLIPYHKISEEDRKVCENLLFNRWENGEDPLFKFIQHFSNAKDRDLKAEEDELKKLPIEERIKKLLIDGEKDKLIQAVEEARHTIPPEKIINEILIDAMKVVGDLFGEGKMQLPFVLQSAEAMKAAVDYLNQYLPKKKKEKQTTLILGTVKGDVHDVGKNLVDIILTNNGFKVVNIGIKVELEEFLKAYEEHNADAIGMSGLLVKSTLEMKNNLEEMQKRGLKVPVLLGGAALNKAFVDEYCRPIYDGPIFYCRDAFDGIEAMTRIEKWDGVSPLDTDLGYDKEEEKIEEKLKEPKEEVKIPPISQIKMPDRSVPVPVPPFWGRKIWIYPDMEDKKLYRYIQDLAFKWINKGGLFKRAWGYTRSGKTKEEYEKLKKEEILPTFERLKNLLIEENIFQPKIIYGYWPCRSDFPEENEENRECSLLIFPETEGWQKDEDANREPLENIIGTAELVMNFPRSTKPPYRCLADYFHNDRHDVVAFTVVSAGDKLSEYENQLFKEGKYKEYHLIHGLGVELAEALAEIVHKQIRIELGIAKDEGGSLEDVNWQIRKYQGARYSPGYPACPDLSLNEKIFKLLKPEELGITLTENYLIVPEQSTDAIVVYHPEATYFAV; encoded by the coding sequence ATGGCAGATTTAAGACAGCTCATAAAAGAAAAGGTTCTTGTTATAGATGGTGCTATGGGAACAATGATTCAATCTATGATTGTTCCCATGGATGCATGGCAGGGAAAGGTAGGTTGTAATGAGGTTTTAAATGTAGGAGCTCCTGACATAATCCGTTCTATCCATGAAAAGTATGCACAGGCAGGGGCAGACCTTATAAAAACAAACACATTTGGAGCTTTGCCATGGGTTTTAGAAGAGTATGATATTTCAGATAGAGCCTATGAGCTTGCAAAAGCTGGGGCAGAGCTTGTAAGACAGGTATGTGATAGATACTCAACCCCTGAAAAACCACGATTTGTTGCAGGTTCTCTGGGACCCGGAACAAAACTGCCTTCCCTTGGACATATCCACTACGATGAGATGTATGAAGGATACAAAATAGCAGCAAAAGGTCTTATACACGGCGGTGTTGATGTATTCCTGCTGGAAACATTTCAAGACCCATTACAGATAAAGGCTGCTCTACATGCTGTTCAGGACGCAGCAAAGGAGGAAGGAAAAGATATTCCTGTTATGGTTTCTGCAACCATTGAGCTTTCTGGGACAATGCTTATTGGAACAGATGCCCAGACCCTTGCTGTTATTATGGAGCCTTTTGATATTCTGTCCCTTGGTTTTAATTGTGGAACAGGTCCAGATCAGATAGAACAGCATCTAAAAAAACTTTCAGAAGTCTGGCCAAAGCCTATTTCTATACACTCAAACGCAGGTCTACCAGAAAACAGAGGTGGTCATACATACTACCCCATGGGAGCTGAAGAGTTTGCAGAAAAGGAAAGCAGATTTTTAGATATAGATGGTGTTGCTATTGTAGGTGGATGTTGTGGAACAACCCCTGCCCATATAAAAGTCCTTGCTGACAAGGTAGCAGGAAGAAAACCAAAACCCCCTAAAGGAAAACAGCCAAGGGCTTTAGCCTCTCTATACGGCATACAGCCTTTAAAACAGGAGCCTCCTCCGTTTCTGGTAGGAGAAAGAACAAACGCAACAGGTTCTAAAAAATTCCGTGAGCTGCTTCTGGAAGAAAACTATGATGCTATTTTGTCTGTAGCACAGGAGCAGGTGAAAGCAGGAGCCCATGCCCTTGATGTTTCTGTAAACTTTGCAGGTAGAGATGAAATAAAAGATATGAAAGAGGTTATCAGCAGATTTAATGAAAAAATCCCTATTCCTCTTATGCCTGACAGCACACAGCCACCTGCACTTGAAACCGCCCTTAAGCTAATAGGTGGAAGACCAATCCTGAACTCTGCAAACCTTGAAGATGGAGAAGAAAAATTCAATAAGGTCTGCCAGCTTGCAAAAAGATACGGAGCAGCTGTCGTTCTTCTTACCATAGATGAAAAAGGAATGGCTAAAACAAAGGAAAGAAAAGTTGAAGTTGCAGAAAGGATGTATAAGCTGGCAACAGAAAAGCATGGTTTGCATCCAGAAGACCTTGTTTTTGATGTTCTTACCTTTACTGTAGGTTCCGGAGATGAGGAATACAGGGATGCAGCTATCCAGACAATAGAGGCTATTAAGGAAATCAGGAAAAGACATCCAGAGGTTGGATTTGTTCTTGGAATATCAAACGTTTCCTTTGGGCTTGATATGACAGCAAGAAAATATCTGAACTCAGTTTTTCTCCATCACTGCGTTGAAGCTGGTCTTACAATGGCAATAGTAAACCCTAAACATCTTATCCCTTATCACAAAATATCAGAGGAAGACAGAAAGGTATGTGAAAATCTACTTTTCAATAGATGGGAAAATGGGGAAGACCCGCTATTCAAATTTATACAGCATTTTTCAAATGCAAAAGACAGGGACTTAAAAGCTGAAGAAGATGAGCTGAAGAAACTACCTATTGAAGAAAGAATAAAAAAACTCCTTATAGACGGAGAAAAGGACAAGCTAATACAGGCTGTTGAGGAAGCAAGACATACAATACCACCTGAAAAAATAATTAATGAAATTCTCATTGATGCGATGAAAGTTGTGGGTGACCTGTTTGGCGAAGGAAAGATGCAGCTTCCTTTTGTTCTCCAGTCTGCTGAGGCTATGAAAGCTGCCGTTGATTATCTAAACCAGTATCTACCTAAAAAGAAAAAGGAAAAGCAAACAACCCTTATCCTTGGAACAGTTAAAGGGGATGTTCATGATGTTGGGAAAAACCTTGTTGATATTATCCTGACAAATAATGGATTTAAGGTTGTGAATATTGGGATAAAAGTTGAGCTTGAGGAGTTTTTAAAAGCTTATGAGGAGCACAATGCAGATGCAATTGGGATGAGCGGTCTCCTTGTAAAATCAACTCTTGAAATGAAAAACAATCTTGAAGAGATGCAAAAAAGAGGACTGAAAGTCCCTGTCCTTCTTGGTGGAGCTGCCTTAAATAAAGCCTTTGTTGATGAATACTGCAGACCTATCTATGATGGACCTATTTTTTACTGCAGGGATGCCTTTGATGGAATAGAGGCAATGACAAGAATAGAAAAATGGGATGGTGTATCTCCCCTTGATACAGACCTTGGTTATGACAAAGAGGAAGAAAAGATTGAAGAAAAACTGAAAGAACCTAAAGAAGAGGTCAAAATACCTCCAATAAGCCAGATTAAAATGCCAGATAGAAGCGTTCCTGTTCCTGTTCCTCCATTCTGGGGAAGAAAAATCTGGATTTATCCTGATATGGAAGATAAAAAACTTTACAGGTATATACAGGATCTTGCTTTTAAATGGATAAATAAAGGTGGGCTATTCAAAAGAGCATGGGGATATACAAGGTCTGGAAAAACAAAAGAAGAGTATGAAAAACTGAAAAAAGAGGAGATACTCCCAACATTTGAAAGACTGAAAAATCTGCTAATAGAAGAAAATATATTCCAGCCAAAAATCATTTATGGATACTGGCCTTGCAGGTCTGATTTTCCTGAGGAAAATGAGGAAAATAGAGAGTGTTCTCTGCTTATCTTTCCTGAAACAGAAGGCTGGCAAAAAGATGAGGATGCAAATAGAGAACCCCTTGAAAATATAATAGGTACTGCAGAACTTGTTATGAACTTTCCCCGTTCAACGAAACCACCTTACAGATGTCTTGCAGATTATTTCCACAATGACAGGCATGATGTTGTGGCTTTTACAGTGGTTTCTGCAGGGGATAAGCTTTCTGAGTATGAAAACCAGCTTTTCAAGGAAGGAAAATACAAGGAATACCATCTTATTCATGGTCTTGGTGTAGAGCTTGCAGAAGCACTGGCAGAGATAGTTCACAAACAGATTAGAATAGAGCTTGGAATTGCAAAAGATGAAGGGGGAAGCCTTGAGGATGTAAACTGGCAGATTAGAAAGTATCAGGGAGCAAGATACTCTCCGGGTTATCCAGCCTGCCCAGACCTTAGCTTGAATGAAAAAATATTTAAACTCCTGAAACCTGAAGAGCTTGGAATAACCCTTACAGAAAACTATCTGATAGTCCCAGAACAATCAACAGACGCTATAGTGGTCTATCACCCAGAGGCAACTTATTTTGCAGTTTAA
- a CDS encoding TIGR00282 family metallophosphoesterase codes for MKFLCIGDVIGRTGRNALKRFLPEVKEKHQPDFIVLNGENAAGGFGLTKKVYDELLSMGIDVITSGNHIFDKKEITQFIDQEEKLLRPANYPPQALGRGYGIYEKNGKKIAVINLMGRVFMGIPLDCPFRKFDEIYEKIKEEVDYIIVDFHAEATSEKTAFGYYVDGRADIVFGTHSHVATADDMILPKGTAYITDVGLTGPKYSVIGMKIEEPIQKFITGMPVKYDVAKGPLIFQAIFVKKTEEKTEIIRLKLEEE; via the coding sequence ATGAAATTTTTATGTATTGGCGATGTTATCGGAAGAACAGGGAGAAATGCCTTAAAGCGTTTTCTCCCTGAGGTTAAGGAAAAACATCAGCCGGATTTTATAGTTTTAAATGGAGAAAATGCTGCAGGTGGTTTTGGTTTAACAAAAAAAGTTTATGATGAACTTCTGTCTATGGGAATTGATGTAATAACCTCAGGAAATCATATATTTGACAAAAAAGAGATTACCCAGTTTATTGATCAGGAAGAAAAACTTTTAAGACCTGCCAACTACCCTCCCCAGGCCCTTGGTAGAGGATACGGCATTTACGAAAAAAATGGCAAAAAGATAGCAGTTATAAATCTGATGGGAAGGGTTTTTATGGGAATTCCCCTTGATTGTCCATTTAGAAAATTTGATGAGATTTATGAAAAAATTAAAGAGGAAGTTGATTACATAATTGTGGATTTCCATGCAGAAGCAACTTCAGAAAAAACAGCCTTTGGATATTATGTTGATGGGAGGGCAGATATTGTTTTTGGAACCCATTCCCATGTGGCTACCGCCGATGATATGATACTTCCAAAAGGAACAGCCTATATCACAGATGTAGGCCTTACGGGACCCAAATACTCTGTAATTGGGATGAAAATTGAGGAACCAATCCAGAAATTTATAACAGGAATGCCTGTTAAATATGATGTAGCAAAGGGCCCCTTAATATTTCAGGCAATATTTGTTAAAAAGACAGAAGAAAAAACCGAAATTATAAGACTAAAGCTTGAAGAGGAGTGA
- the speD gene encoding adenosylmethionine decarboxylase: MEKTLGLHILADLYGVEFDKIDHVEDVRELLEGAVKHAGLSKLSSHFHQFYPHGATGVILLEESHISIHTWPEHGYAAIDVYTCGGKEKTFKAMEYILKVLKPKRVDEKVAERGVVPVNEAATNIEKIELETV; the protein is encoded by the coding sequence ATGGAAAAAACCCTCGGACTGCATATCTTAGCTGACCTTTATGGAGTGGAGTTCGACAAAATTGACCATGTCGAAGACGTAAGAGAGCTCCTGGAAGGAGCAGTCAAGCATGCAGGTCTAAGTAAATTATCTTCCCACTTTCACCAATTCTATCCACATGGTGCAACAGGTGTAATCCTTCTTGAAGAATCCCACATCTCAATCCACACATGGCCAGAGCATGGCTATGCAGCGATAGATGTTTATACTTGTGGCGGAAAGGAAAAAACATTCAAAGCAATGGAATATATCTTAAAAGTGCTCAAGCCTAAGAGAGTTGATGAGAAGGTTGCGGAAAGGGGAGTTGTTCCTGTAAACGAAGCTGCAACCAATATAGAAAAGATAGAACTGGAAACAGTTTAA
- a CDS encoding ammonium transporter, translating to MKIAPADNVWILVSTALVLLMSIPGLAIFYGGLTRTKNILNTIMMVFATFGVVSLLWILFGYSLTFGNDIGGIIGNLQYFLLSGIKPSDPAPAAENLYHYLFIFFQMTFAAITVALMAGAFIERMKFSAWLLVSALWGIFVYFPVAHWIWGGGWLSNVGTLDFAGGLVVHETSGLGALVGAFILGKRKEPLMLPANLALVAIGTGLLWFGWFGFNGGSALGISAQAVSAAFTTSIAAFMGGLTWMFLEWILFKKPTSLGLFTGIIAGLATITPASGFVDLGAALIIGILAGIVCFIAVVYVKNKVGYDDSLDVFGVHGVGGMLGALLLAVFANPEIGDVAGIIYGSASQLMPQIIGIIAVGIYTIVVSAIIFKLVDIIVGLRVPKDYEIEGLDERIHGERVMNEPIKF from the coding sequence ATGAAAATCGCCCCTGCAGATAACGTCTGGATTTTAGTTTCAACAGCCCTTGTTTTATTAATGTCTATTCCAGGACTTGCTATTTTTTACGGAGGTCTCACCAGAACAAAGAATATCTTGAACACTATCATGATGGTTTTTGCAACATTTGGTGTTGTTAGCCTGCTCTGGATTTTATTTGGATACTCTTTAACATTTGGAAATGATATTGGTGGTATAATAGGAAATCTACAGTATTTCCTATTATCAGGAATAAAACCTTCTGACCCTGCACCTGCAGCAGAAAATCTTTATCATTATTTATTTATATTTTTCCAGATGACATTTGCAGCAATTACCGTTGCCCTTATGGCAGGTGCCTTTATTGAAAGAATGAAATTCTCTGCATGGCTGCTTGTATCTGCATTATGGGGAATATTCGTTTATTTCCCTGTAGCCCACTGGATTTGGGGTGGTGGATGGCTTTCCAACGTAGGAACACTTGATTTTGCAGGTGGTCTGGTTGTTCATGAAACGTCAGGACTTGGTGCACTGGTTGGGGCATTTATATTAGGTAAAAGGAAAGAGCCTTTAATGTTACCTGCTAATCTTGCACTCGTTGCAATAGGAACAGGTCTTTTATGGTTTGGATGGTTTGGATTTAACGGTGGTTCCGCACTTGGAATATCAGCACAGGCTGTATCAGCAGCATTTACAACATCTATCGCTGCATTCATGGGTGGTTTAACATGGATGTTCCTTGAATGGATATTATTCAAAAAACCAACATCCTTAGGATTATTTACAGGAATAATTGCAGGACTTGCAACAATAACACCTGCTTCAGGTTTTGTTGACCTTGGTGCAGCTTTAATTATCGGAATTCTTGCAGGTATTGTATGTTTTATAGCTGTTGTATATGTTAAAAATAAAGTTGGCTACGATGACTCTCTGGACGTTTTCGGTGTTCACGGTGTAGGTGGAATGCTTGGGGCTTTATTACTGGCTGTATTTGCAAATCCAGAGATAGGAGATGTTGCCGGAATTATTTATGGAAGTGCTTCACAATTAATGCCACAGATAATTGGTATCATTGCTGTGGGTATATATACAATCGTTGTTTCTGCAATCATATTCAAATTAGTTGATATTATTGTTGGTCTTAGAGTTCCTAAAGATTATGAAATAGAAGGACTTGATGAAAGAATTCATGGTGAAAGGGTTATGAACGAACCAATAAAGTTTTAG
- a CDS encoding pyridoxamine 5'-phosphate oxidase family protein yields MAEKSIPDNILPYLQDLTPSVLATSRDNKPYTTFITWLIAKDKNTIRFALSKDSYSTENLKENPYASVEVFGEGFALSISGKTKLIVDEIGELPFPISVFEMKVEKVVDNLFPGASVTGKIPFEHIGDTVQAKEFDRIVLEELKK; encoded by the coding sequence ATGGCAGAAAAGTCTATTCCAGATAATATACTACCCTATCTACAGGATTTAACTCCTTCGGTGCTGGCTACCAGCAGGGATAATAAGCCTTATACCACATTTATAACCTGGTTAATTGCAAAGGATAAAAATACCATCAGATTTGCTTTAAGTAAGGACAGTTATTCCACAGAAAATCTAAAAGAAAACCCTTATGCAAGTGTTGAGGTTTTTGGCGAAGGGTTTGCCCTGAGTATTTCAGGGAAAACAAAGCTTATTGTAGACGAAATAGGAGAATTACCTTTTCCTATTTCTGTATTTGAAATGAAAGTTGAAAAAGTTGTGGACAATCTATTCCCCGGTGCAAGTGTAACAGGTAAAATACCCTTTGAACATATAGGGGATACAGTTCAGGCTAAAGAATTTGATAGAATTGTTTTAGAAGAGTTAAAAAAATAA
- a CDS encoding HDOD domain-containing protein, with the protein MKKIMAFSGEFYLTKVPILDKHKKIFGYFLSVKDYEDKPVSVKELADILVHTDLKKLSGSYPVFLKVEPEILTHDILDYLPTDQIIFLLDTFSLSDELIAIIKELKKEFFRFSFVYDSDFEKVKDLADYIFVSIDDIDSQIYMLKDKAIITDIYTMEEFNDLVNEGFKYFKGDFIFKPATIVEKKINPSKLAVMELFTKVRENFNPKEIEELIKRNPDLSISLLRYVNSAAFSFRSKITSIRHAISILGQRNLLQWLLLFLYRAGENEPFAETLLEVSAERGKTMEILAQQIGLPDEETEKAFLVGILSLVDKLLGVSPEKLGKELNLDEEIINAISKKEGVLGKLLFIVEKTEEGKIGEASDTIEKLGLHLNDVMSAQLKAFAWFEEINLV; encoded by the coding sequence GTGAAAAAAATTATGGCCTTTTCCGGAGAGTTCTACCTTACCAAAGTTCCCATACTGGACAAACATAAAAAAATTTTTGGATATTTTCTGTCTGTGAAAGATTATGAAGATAAACCTGTATCCGTAAAGGAACTGGCAGACATTCTTGTCCATACAGACCTGAAAAAACTTTCAGGAAGTTATCCTGTATTTCTGAAAGTTGAACCTGAAATACTAACCCATGATATCCTTGATTATCTTCCCACTGACCAGATTATATTTTTACTTGACACTTTTTCTCTTAGCGATGAGCTAATTGCAATTATAAAAGAGTTAAAAAAGGAATTTTTTAGATTTTCTTTTGTTTATGATTCAGATTTTGAAAAGGTTAAAGACCTTGCTGATTATATATTTGTCAGTATTGATGATATAGACTCACAGATTTATATGCTAAAGGATAAGGCCATAATCACAGATATATACACTATGGAAGAGTTCAATGACCTTGTAAATGAGGGATTCAAGTATTTTAAAGGTGATTTTATATTCAAACCTGCAACTATTGTTGAGAAAAAGATAAACCCTTCAAAACTTGCTGTAATGGAACTTTTTACAAAGGTAAGGGAGAACTTTAATCCTAAAGAGATTGAAGAATTAATCAAAAGAAATCCTGATTTAAGCATTAGTCTCTTAAGATATGTTAACTCTGCAGCTTTTAGCTTCCGTAGTAAGATTACTTCTATCAGGCATGCAATATCAATACTGGGTCAGAGAAATCTGCTCCAGTGGTTATTGCTATTTCTGTATAGGGCAGGAGAAAATGAGCCTTTTGCAGAAACATTACTTGAGGTTTCTGCAGAAAGAGGAAAAACAATGGAAATTTTAGCCCAACAGATAGGCCTTCCTGATGAAGAAACTGAAAAGGCTTTCTTGGTTGGAATTTTATCCCTCGTTGATAAATTACTCGGAGTCTCCCCTGAAAAATTAGGTAAAGAATTAAATCTTGATGAGGAAATTATAAACGCCATTTCTAAAAAAGAAGGAGTGTTAGGAAAACTTCTGTTTATAGTTGAAAAAACAGAAGAGGGAAAAATAGGAGAGGCCTCAGATACCATTGAAAAATTAGGCCTCCACCTGAATGATGTTATGTCTGCCCAGTTAAAAGCATTCGCCTGGTTTGAAGAAATAAATCTTGTTTAA
- a CDS encoding TonB-dependent receptor yields MKKHLLIFCLISTTAFSEEVLKLEKTQITATRVERPELDIPAGVETVTKDEIEMERQYNVSEFLESLPGIQATTKNGGYDVRLIIRGGGLKAPYAVREINILLDGVPITDPDGFTRLDFVDPQLLEEIDIVKGPNSTLYGANSAGGVVNFITINPFKFQGFKIRAGYGNYGTYMSRLLYGGNNGEGLFYNASFSYKKSDSWREWNRFESFQTAVKLGWLIDESSSLETMISFTKSDLQLPGSLSKSEFESGDITKQSVYNTWRRSGRYSRIFFWSNKYTKEVSENLTLKSTIYLQRWAHYHPVFARVNDGGSYVGGIDTQMELKHKLFGKNALLVTGIQGRYDHYNTERYLYQVCILEDGTVDYCRNASRTNPIKYVLTDDKDRLYDDQKNRNYTLGIFAQETIYPTEKVILDLGIRFDTVKFDIEKTSYYELKYWPGYYYSKLDTPEYTETSKTWNMVSPRLGIVYKFIPNWSVYGTVSTGFQTPQDSELLANPDLDASTTVNYEIGTRFVNNKIYIASSIFMMKTDKEIVQTYDSNRERIYVNAGKTTKKGFEFEGKINLFDGVFFGGSYTYYNFKYDSFVFKDRNGNTYDFSGNKLYYIPEYMYSLFLTGKHKTGIKFRIELNTWGPYYIDNANTEKYDDYKNITNVMVGYEKGKKFEISLDVRNLFDKKYASQYVKSDTGDADDDYYIYPAPPRTYMIRASYKF; encoded by the coding sequence ATGAAAAAACATCTCTTGATTTTTTGTTTAATCTCAACTACGGCATTTTCTGAAGAAGTCCTCAAGTTGGAAAAAACACAGATCACAGCAACAAGAGTAGAAAGACCAGAATTAGACATTCCAGCAGGAGTAGAAACTGTCACAAAAGATGAAATTGAAATGGAAAGACAGTACAACGTTTCAGAATTTTTAGAAAGCCTTCCTGGAATTCAAGCAACAACTAAAAATGGAGGATATGATGTAAGATTAATTATTAGAGGAGGAGGACTCAAAGCACCTTATGCAGTAAGGGAAATCAATATTCTTCTTGATGGAGTTCCAATTACAGATCCAGATGGTTTTACAAGACTTGATTTTGTAGATCCCCAACTTTTAGAGGAAATAGATATCGTTAAAGGTCCAAATTCAACTCTGTATGGAGCAAACTCAGCTGGTGGAGTAGTTAACTTTATAACAATAAATCCTTTCAAATTTCAAGGTTTCAAGATTAGAGCTGGATATGGTAACTATGGAACTTACATGTCAAGGCTCTTATATGGCGGAAATAATGGAGAAGGATTATTTTATAATGCCAGTTTTTCTTACAAAAAATCCGACTCCTGGAGGGAATGGAATAGATTTGAATCTTTTCAAACCGCCGTTAAACTTGGATGGTTAATAGATGAAAGTTCTTCTTTAGAAACAATGATAAGTTTTACTAAATCTGATTTACAACTTCCAGGAAGCCTATCAAAATCAGAGTTTGAATCAGGAGATATAACAAAACAATCGGTCTATAATACTTGGAGAAGATCAGGAAGATATTCAAGAATATTTTTCTGGAGTAATAAATACACTAAAGAAGTTTCCGAAAATTTAACTTTAAAATCAACAATTTATTTACAAAGATGGGCTCATTATCACCCAGTATTTGCAAGAGTAAACGATGGTGGTTCTTATGTTGGAGGAATAGATACTCAAATGGAACTAAAACATAAACTTTTTGGCAAAAATGCTCTTCTTGTAACAGGAATACAAGGAAGATATGACCATTACAATACAGAAAGATATCTATATCAAGTCTGTATTCTGGAGGATGGTACTGTTGATTACTGTAGAAATGCTTCTCGAACAAATCCTATAAAATATGTTCTTACTGATGATAAAGATCGACTCTATGACGACCAGAAAAATAGGAACTATACTTTAGGTATTTTTGCTCAAGAAACTATTTATCCTACAGAAAAAGTTATTTTAGATTTAGGAATAAGATTTGATACGGTAAAATTTGATATAGAAAAAACTTCCTACTACGAGCTTAAGTACTGGCCAGGTTATTATTATAGTAAACTTGACACACCTGAATATACTGAGACATCAAAAACATGGAATATGGTCAGTCCAAGATTAGGTATTGTTTATAAATTTATACCTAACTGGTCAGTATACGGAACTGTATCAACAGGTTTTCAAACTCCTCAAGATAGCGAACTATTAGCAAATCCAGATTTAGATGCATCTACAACCGTTAATTATGAGATTGGTACCAGATTTGTAAACAACAAAATTTATATAGCCTCCAGTATTTTTATGATGAAAACAGACAAAGAAATTGTTCAAACTTATGATTCAAATAGGGAAAGAATATATGTAAACGCAGGGAAAACCACAAAAAAGGGTTTTGAATTTGAAGGGAAAATAAATCTATTTGACGGTGTATTCTTTGGAGGTTCTTACACATACTATAACTTCAAATACGACAGTTTCGTATTTAAAGATAGGAATGGAAACACCTACGATTTCAGTGGAAATAAACTTTACTATATACCAGAATACATGTATAGCCTGTTTCTTACTGGGAAACATAAAACTGGAATCAAATTTAGAATTGAGCTTAACACCTGGGGTCCATATTACATAGATAATGCAAACACAGAAAAGTATGATGATTATAAAAACATAACAAATGTCATGGTCGGATATGAAAAGGGCAAAAAGTTTGAAATATCCTTAGATGTAAGAAATTTATTTGATAAAAAATATGCCTCTCAATATGTCAAAAGTGATACCGGTGATGCAGACGACGATTATTATATTTATCCAGCCCCACCAAGAACTTATATGATCAGAGCATCTTATAAATTTTAA